TGCGTCCAAACGGCGTTTGCCGACGATCCGTATTTCCACTGGCTATTCGATTCTTCCGAAGTAAGTTTCGATTACCAAGCTATATATCCCCTCCCGAAGCCCATGgatagagaaaaagaaaagaaagaaagagaaagcctGTATAGACCCTAAACGCATGAATGATGAATAGTACAATATCCACCGGAACGCCGCCTCCCTCGCCGCCCACTTCCAATACGGTCTGAACTGCAACACCCCGATGTACGTCGCCAAGGTCCCTATCAGCGATAAACACCCTCGGTCAATCGTCGGCGTCAGCTGGTGGTTCTCCCCCCAACCGGCCTCCAAGAGCGTATCTTGGTCCGTCTGGGCCCAGGACTGGCTCCTCTCCTTCCGCCAATTCCTCTTCAACGTCCGCTTCGGCGGACGCGGTGGCCTCAACCTCCACCGCTACAACAtgtggaaggagatgcaGCGGAAAACCCACGATGTAGTCTGGACCGACCCGCGCGGGTATTACTTCTGTAATGTCTTGGCTGTGAGCTCGGAAATGCGCGGGATGGGGCTGGGCCGGAAGCTGGTGGAGGTTGTCACGCAGCAGGCGGACCGGGATGGCATGCCATGTTATTTAGAGAGCTCGAAGGGAGTTCCGAATATCATTATATACGAGAAACTGGGTTTTAACTTGGTTACGGAGATTGATTGTGTGGATGGGAATGATGCTTGCAAGGTAAGTTGGTCTGTTTTACTTGTGGGTTAGGCTAATTTTGTAGCTGTATTGTATGGTTCGGAAGCCGAAGACCAAGGCCTGAACGGACTTTTGCAGGTTTTGCTCGGTGAGGTCATTGTTTGGAATGAGTCTCGCGATATGTATTGGCTATCAATAAGTATTGGCTATACATTGGACTAGGGCAGGGTTGTGACTAGGGCTGCGGGTGTTCGCCGAAGATATCCGGTGGGTAGATTATACATCCGAGCATTCCCGCCCGGCCAGCTCAGGTTCCCATTTTACAACACATCGCTATCCTTGCCTAGAATTATTCTTCAATAAACCACTTTTGATCATACTCTCGAATAGATTCAACCGGCCCTTCAGTTAGACTTCTGCACAATAGACAGTAGAGGCTCTAATGGAGTACGCGTGGACAAGTAATTTGTCCACTTCTCACCGCCGCTCAACTCAACCGATAAGAGAATAAGTGAACAGAAAACTAGGAGTGTCAGCATAGTTGATGCCGTAGTGCGTATCACTGAATCTGtccctcctcttcttagGGAGCTACCTGGGGTCTTGTAATTATGTTAGAAGcctttattattatatactagcAGAGGTCGACGTGCTCACCTCGTATATCCAGTCCCCTAAACCAGCCACATGTGTCGTATACCACATATAGAACGAGCTCCACGGGTATATGACCCAGTTCCGACCGGTTCTCTCATCGATATACCACTGGGGATGtaaatattagaattctCGGGATTAAACCAATGAAAGATAACTTACGCTTCTGCACGCATTAGTAAGAACCGTCTTTTCTAGGGCCGTATGCAGTTGATCATTGTATGCCCTCTCGCTAGACACCTTCGGTTCCACTGTTAATGCATGTCTTGATATCACCGGTTTTATAACCCTTATAATCAAATTTGCATAGCTATTAATCATCAGACGAGAACCAACGTCCAGGAAATGTCCAGAAAACGTCCACCTACCTTTCCAGAGAATAAATAATTGAAGTATGGCCGCGCCCGGAATTAGGCCCCATCATGTAAAAGAAGTTAGGAAGTCCCGACATAGCAACAGAGTTGTATGCTTCGATATAGCCGAATTCCTGCCAGTGGCCCTTCCTACTGTGACCATGGCGTCCTCGCAGTTCGGCGTCGAACTGTGTCAACGAAAAGCCGTTTGCCAATACCTAGTGTCCGCGGTTAGGCTAATGTCTTGAGAAATGAATATTGAGAAAGCGTGGGAGATTCCATACAATCACATCTGCAGGATATGTTTTTCCGGACTGAGTGAGCACCGAATGCTCTCTGAGAGCGATAATCGGGTCGTTGGTCAAGTGTACATTGTCCCGGTTCAAACAGGAAATGTAGCCGTCGTGATCGAAAACGCGTCTCTGAATTTCTGTTGTTACGTGGAGTGTTCCGTGCAGTCAGCAATGTAAAGACTGACCTTGCATCCGATATCTGCGGTAGGCATCAAGAGATCCCAGTATTCTTCTGCAATGGATCAGACTTAATAGGTGTGGGAGGTAGGTGAGAGGGAAGCACGATTTCCAACTCACCTGGTGCATATTGCTCGATATATCGACAACTCTTTTCGCGGGCCTCTTCCCTCATTCGCTCACCTGTCTTGGTGAGATCAAATTGGAATGAAGAGGTCTCGAGGTATAGAAATATCAAGAGCCGGACGAAGCGAAGCAGGGCAGGAAGACGACGAAAAGTCGTCCTCCACGAAGATGGAATGGTAATATCGTTTCCGGGGAAATAGTGCTGTGGAGACTATTCTATGTTAGGAGTATACCTTATGGGAAGACATATTCTCACGCACCCGGATAAACTGCGTGACGGAATGGACGTTGGATGCAATAGCCGGTACTAGCTGAGTAGCTGATGCTGCATTCGTCGTGAGtcaaggagaaaagcaaGGACTATAAATATCACTCTTACAGCCATTCCCTATCACAACCACATCTTTGTCGTTAAGCGACACGCTGTGGTCCCATCTAGCCGTGTGAATCATGCTTCCTTGAAAACGCTCGATGCCGTCAATGTGGAACGGGTTTGGGTTTGTCAGACCTCCGACTGCTGATACTAGAATTTTGCTTTCTTGAATGTTCTCCTGGTCGCTTTTCACGTCTCGGAGTTTGACAAGCCAGGTCTTCGTCGAGTCTTCAAACGAAGCGCTGATCCATTCGGTATTTCCCACTACATGGCCTGAGATATCATAGCGCAAAGCGACCGACTCGAGATATTGTAGCACTTCCTGTTGTTTCGGAAAGAATCGAGAGAATTCAGCATTAGGGGCGAAGGATAGACTGTAGAACGGGGCTGGGATGTCCACTCCACACCCTGGGTCTGGGTTGATCATTGTTAGGCCAATTGAGTGTCTTTATGGTGAAATAGATACACACATGTGTTGGCAGCCCAGGTGCCTCCAAGTGTGGCTCCCCTATCGTAAATAACAAAGTCGTCGCAGTTCAGCTGCTGTTTCAGCTGGCATGCTACCACTAAGCCTGAGAAGCCAGCCCCAATGATGACCACGCTCACACAGTTGGGTGGAGTGTCTGAAATAGCCATGATGAATAGTTGTACTCTTCATAATATTAACATAGATAAAGAAAGTCAATGGGATTATAATTGTGAAGTCAGTCCACAGTATATATGTGAAAGTAGTAAACATGTGAATCAGCGTGTTAACAACGACAGCTTGATGAGGTTTGATATCCCGCAATAGGCAATAGATGATAGCATTGAATCGATAGAGCTGAACTAGGAAAGACTCCACATAGTCTCTAAAGCTATCCAAAATACCTGGTAGAGCTGAGCTTCTTTGTTACTTCAAATACCAGATGAACTACATATACGGTGGAGCATTACAGGGGTACTGCAGGGTAAAAAACAGTGGACCAACATGCAGGATAGGGTTAAATAGGAAGTGAGCGCGTATAGTGGGAACTGTCTAATCATGATTGTTGATGTAGATGCTCGATTATATGTACACAGGGATCAGTAACATGATGTAAATATGATGGCGAAAGCAGTCTAGAATCGCATGTCAACTTCTTATAAGCAGGTGAAGGAAGAACCATATACCCACTATTGGGCGTACCATGGGTATACACGTTCGTGATCCTGCATACGTTAGTCTCCTAGGGTGAGCTTAATAGGAAGTATAGGGTACGAGCTGTCTTTTAAAGTTGCATAGCCTCACGAGGATCGGCCTCTATGTACGTCTTGCCTTAGCATTATGGCCCCGGTGGCGAGAGAAGAACCTTATTATCTGAATTGATTGCTTCTGTCGCGGAAGGTGCTCACTGTGTGATCACAAAGCATGGCAGCTATTGTGAAATTGCCAGGAAGATACTACGAGCTTTGAAACGGAAAGAGACCTGTATGGCCGGATAATATGTTACCTAGAGCCAAAGCTCTGCGACGCCAGGGAGCCAGTGAACCATGATTTGGTCAAAGTTTAGATCAACTTCGCCTCTTATTCCCTTTGCCGTAGGATAGTGCTCACGATCGGCTTTTCATAGCACAGACCAGAGCTGCTAATGTAAAATCAAGATCTGGACGTTAAGAGTCAATGGGAAAAAATGTGGTTCGCCATAAAAGTATGGCTCTGCACGTCATTCTGTTAAGCTTGGTCGATTGAATCTTGTTTTCCTGATTACGAACGTTCGGATCCAGcataaaaagattattttctGCACACCCCGAGTCCCCGGCGTATGCTTATGCACTATTCAAGACGGCCACTTCTTGGAAGAGACAAAGTTTGGCTCATTGCATGTTGTACGCAATTGAAAGATCATCAGTGGATATTCGTCGGCACGGCGAAATCAGCAACGGACCATTGTAGAAGGTTACTGGAAATGAAGCTAATACAACCAGTCACCCGACCAGTCACCATATTGCACTACCATCTATGATACAGTATGAGATAAAGGCTTGACCATGCTTCTTGTGCAACAAACGTATGGAGTAGTCGGAGGGTAAAGCTTAACCTTCACGTCTGACTTTCCCCTATTTATCCTATCCATCGACAGTTGTAACCCCACAAACTCCCGACGCCCAGcgtttctctcttctttgaccAGGAAATGTCCCAGAGAAAGCCTTGAATTCTGGGGCTTAAACTTGTTCGGAACACATTGGTACCCCTCCTCGGTATAGGAGATATACAAACTGTTGCGGGAGAATAACGAAAGAGGAGCATAGATGCAGTCTAAGAAGCAACACAGGGAGTTATCAAGGAGACTGACGTAAGGATCCTGTCTCAATACACAAGGATTTGGACCGGACACACCGTGAAACGAGGGGTTCTGATTGACTTTAACGTGCAAGTCGAGTCTGGGAGGCgtctatatattaactaaatacCCAAGGCCACTTGAAGACTCCCCTGCTTAAGTCACAAATATCCCACCCTCACTCATATACCTCTCTTGGTCGTACAGTATCCTGCCATTCCCAATGTGCTGCCATACTGTCAAATATAGCCCGCACGTCACGGGTGGCTTTATCCTTAATTGGGCTACCCCTAATATGAAGATGCTCGTCTTTCTCCTTCCGATAGTTTCGGTGGCCGCGATTGGCTCTCTTCTCTGTTCGCTAATGATCGCGGCATTCCTACGGCGAAGGCTTATTCCGCTGAATTCACATATCAAAAGAGATTTTATAGGAAAGCCGCTCCTGTTTCCTGCCAGACTCACTCATACACGCAGATTCCCGGAGACAGAGCGGTATAATTACTGGTACGACTATTTCCTGATCGGTATACCGGTTGGCCTTCGTGGTCGAGTTGGGAATCTTCTGTCTATTGACAGTTTACCGCAACGGGAACGACTTTGGGAAAAATGTTGGTTCACTATCGATCCGACTTATTACCTTGACCGTGGCAGCGGCGACCGCAGCCTAGAAGAGAAATTGCATGTCTTCTTGAAATCAGTGGTATGTGGGAGTTGCATCAGAAGGTCAGGATGTGGTACTGATATCTAGCTACTAGGGCGAGGATCCGAAGGAGTTTCCTTACGCATATCTCATTAGTGTACCACGATTCTTATGGTTCCAGAAAAGCGCTATCAGCTACTGGTATCTGTATTCATCAAACCGGAAATTGACTGCCATGATAATGGAGATCAACAATTCATTCTTCGAAAAAaggaacttcttcttccgggtAACCGGTGATGGCATGGCTGTTGATAGTGCTAATAATTGGTCAACGACTACGACGGTGTCGGCGAAGGGTTACCATGATAAATTGTCCCTTCATTTTTCACCCTCAATGCCAAAGTCAAAACAGTACAAAGGTAGCTGGGAGAAAGATATCTTCGGTTCACCCTTCGAGAAGGTTGGCGGATTAATGGTATCCAAGTCAGTTGACCCAGTGCTTGGGCCATCAATCCAATCCAACTTGAGCTCCAATACCCCGGATGGCCAAGTCAAGGTAACAAGCCGTCTCTCTTCTTGGGGTGAGCCAGTAGATCCATTGGCAGCCCCAGGCTGGATTATAGCGAGATTCATTGCACGATGGACGCATGTTGGTGTTCTTTCTGCGCCTCGAATTGTCAAACAAGCGCTCCGGATTCGATTGCGAGGTAAACTCACCTACCTGAAAAGACCCGAGGTCAGACCAGGGAGTATTCCTcgaaaggaaacagaaattGAGAGGCAAGTATGGTGCTCTCATGTACTGTTCTCAATGCCTAACGTCCTGCCAGGGATCTCGAACTTCCTTTTCGACAGTATCTATCCGGGCTAGCGTCCCACACCTCTTTCCCAGTATCTATCAAATATATCCCTCCCAAGTCAATTCACTTTGATGACATGACTTTTTACTCCCCATCTTGTACTACCTGGAGCTCACAACCAACTTTGACAATTCAACCCCTTACTCCACGATTCTATACGTCCTTCCCACAATATGATAGTCCTCGAGCTGCATTTTTCACAGAGACAAAAGCAACACCGACGAATTCGGATGAATCTTCTTGCCGTTTGTCTATATCAGATCACTCACTATTGGAATTGGATCAAGTTCTGGCCACCGCCGGGCAGACTCTGGATACTGAAGCTGCAAAGTTAGGAGCCAGGAATCCTAAGGACTGGAAATGCAAGATACTACAGAAAGTAGTATCCTTCCTCCGTAACTCACCAGCAGAAACATTCATGGATCGGTTCGTGAGCCACTACGCTCACCCCTCATTGCAATACCGGTATCAGATCAGCCTTATCCATCATCTATTGGCCTGCCTGCTTCCGATCGAATCACAGGCCATCGTCCAACTATGCTACATATCAGCACGGAGTATAGTCGCTTACATTTTGTTGCTTGTGGTATATTCTACATCGTTACATTACAACGTGGCCGGGCGAATGTGCGACCATTTCATTCCGCCTGGTCGTGTAGTAGGTTTGTACTGGTGTTGGGAGATGATGAACAAATATGTTGGGAAATATTATCTTAATCCGTTTTCATGGGGTGAAGGATTATGAGTTTATTATGCAGTATGATATGTGTTTCTTGGCCCCATAATGCTTCTCCCGGATATATAGGGATTATGAGTCTCATGAACTGTCTTAGTAGATTGTTGTtttcttataaataatagGCACTTCCCAGACTTTAAGAGAAGTTAgataaagttttaaaaaaattaataaactgCGGTCACGATCCAGATATGTTCATTCCTAGGACTCTCCCATTTCGCTCAGGACGGTACACGCATATATCCTTTGTACCAAATCTGCAGGCAGTCCCTCCGCAGCCTAACAGAGGATAGAATAGGCTAACAGATAAGCAACTGAGTCTCACCTACCTAGATTATCTATCTAGATTGCGTAGATAGTTTAAATAGACTACACTACTTAGATTACCTAAACAGGCTTAAGGTGATTAAGATAGTGCCTTTCCCACTGCTAGTTTTCGGCGCAGCTCTAGCAAACTATGCTTATCAAATATGATATGCTAGCAATGGGTATTTGTAATATGTGTATTTCCTTGTTGTGTATATTATGGGTTCATGTATGATAAACGACTGCGCCGCTCGTATTGAAGAATTTAGTATCTCTTAGGCAATAAAGACATGATTTAGACGGCTACGAGGAAAGTGTTCAACGGGTAACAGCTATGCCGATCCAACATTGATCGCCGTCAATCCGAAGAGACCATTTGCCAAGCACGCACTCGTAGTGCATTCGACCTAGACCAACATATCCAGAAGGGGCAATAGATCTGCATAAGCAAGGCGCATTCAAGAAAACTTGAAATACATAAGCCTTGGATCTCCCCTGAAGAAGAGTGATTGATTCTTCCTAACAGAAGCAATGAAGTTTCTCTCAGTAATTCTTCTAACCACTACCGCTGGGCTAGCCAGTGCCGCCGGCTCAGCAGGCTGCGGACAACCCTTACCCCCGAGCCAAAACCCCGGGGGATCCAGCTATGGGGTCAACTTCACCCTATCAGCTGGTACTCAGCGATTCTATCGGATCCACATTCCTTCCAACTATAATGTGAAAACACCTACCCCACTTATATTTTCGTTCCATGGACGAGGCAAAACAGCCGAAAGCCAAGAGAAGCTGTCGCAATTCAGCAATGAAGATTGGAATCCAGATGCTATTGCTGTGTACCCGCAGGGGCTCAACGTATGTAATAAGTTATCACTCCGTTACTCCTCACCAGCTGAATGattgattatattaatcCACATACAGAAAGAATGGCAAGGAGACCCACACTCGAAAGATGTCGATGATATAGCATTCACCATGGAAATGCTCGACTACTTCCAGGAAAAGTTCTGCATCGATTCCACACGTGTATACGCAGCAGGCAAGTCCAATGGAGGGGGATTTACGAACCTCCTTGCCTGTGATCCAACGGCATCCACCCGAATTGCAGCCTTTGCTCCAGTCTCGGGTGCCTATTATCAGGATGTTTCTGAAGAGGCCTGTCACCCTACTACGGTGCCCATCAAGTGTTCTCCCGGTCGCCCTTCAATTCCTATTCTTGAATTTCATGGTACGGCCGATAAGACTATTCCTTACGGGGGAGGTGGCCGGCGCGGCGAATGTCTTCCTTCTATTCCGCACTTTGTTCGTGAATGGTCGAAGCGACTGGGGTACGGACTCCACAATACGACTAAAGAGTTGTATGATGGTAATGTGCAGGAGTATCAGTATGGAAATGGTGATAATCGTGGGATTGTTACTCATTACCGGATTGGTGGGTTGGGACATGACTGGCCTAGTGTGCGGCCAAATAGCGATAATCCTAATGGGACGTATCTGGATGCAACGCCGATTATCGTCAAGTTTTTCAAGCAGTGGGTATTGCCTGGGTCCTCCGAGGATAACCAGAGCGAGGCGAGATAGACCTTGCATACAGTTCGCCGTGGTTTAAAATACTCTTGGTGCAAGAGTCGAGAACGTGACAATGATTATATATGTGTTGAGGTATTTATGCTTAGAAAGATTATCGTTGTCATCCTGCTGAACAACTATAGCTAGTCATACAGAATATCAAGCATTGCTTAACGGTATCCTACAGTCATACAATTAGCACAGATACAAATCTAATCTTCCATTCTACTAAGACTAACGCACCCGAAGTTTACCCATTCGCGATATAAcagtatagaatatttaccaaaagaaaccatTCGTTTAACTTGGATTTTGCTCTCTAAATCCCCAACCGAAGTGCTATGTAATTCCCAGGGACAGCCGGCCCACTGACTTGTCGATGATCAATGCAAAAGCGAACCTCTACAGGGAGTTTTTCAGCATGTCTCATTTGTGGTGTTAGCGAGAGCAATTGTCTTACTTTACAGGGTTGAGTCGGCAAAGCCCCCTAGCCCTATGCAGAGCATCTCGCTTGGTGATTCGTGACAGGTAGAGGTCGGGCTGGCTTTAAGGTCCCTCGCGATCTATATACCTGTGTGCTGGGTTTGGGAAAGCCTCATCTTATACCACCATTGTACGGGCTCGAACTGTGGCAGTAGCTTAACGACCTGTCATAACCGGATCAcaaaaatctaaatataattactagtGTTTCGGAGAGCCGCTAGAAAATCATGTTCGAGATGGCCATGGCGGGTGAGTTCGTCTCATATATGTCCATTGTCTTTGATGCTAATGAGATGTTGATGTATGCAGGTAGAGATGACTTAATTGTTTATTTGCCTGCC
This Aspergillus flavus chromosome 1, complete sequence DNA region includes the following protein-coding sequences:
- a CDS encoding putative ferulic acid esterase (ferulic acid esterase) encodes the protein MKFLSVILLTTTAGLASAAGSAGCGQPLPPSQNPGGSSYGVNFTLSAGTQRFYRIHIPSNYNVKTPTPLIFSFHGRGKTAESQEKLSQFSNEDWNPDAIAVYPQGLNKEWQGDPHSKDVDDIAFTMEMLDYFQEKFCIDSTRVYAAGKSNGGGFTNLLACDPTASTRIAAFAPVSGAYYQDVSEEACHPTTVPIKCSPGRPSIPILEFHGTADKTIPYGGGGRRGECLPSIPHFVREWSKRLGYGLHNTTKELYDGNVQEYQYGNGDNRGIVTHYRIGGLGHDWPSVRPNSDNPNGTYLDATPIIVKFFKQWVLPGSSEDNQSEAR
- a CDS encoding acetyltransferase, GNAT family; the protein is MALQIVPMTKQDIPEAVECVQTAFADDPYFHWLFDSSEYNIHRNAASLAAHFQYGLNCNTPMYVAKVPISDKHPRSIVGVSWWFSPQPASKSVSWSVWAQDWLLSFRQFLFNVRFGGRGGLNLHRYNMWKEMQRKTHDVVWTDPRGYYFCNVLAVSSEMRGMGLGRKLVEVVTQQADRDGMPCYLESSKGVPNIIIYEKLGFNLVTEIDCVDGNDACKLYCMVRKPKTKA
- a CDS encoding monooxygenase is translated as MAISDTPPNCVSVVIIGAGFSGLVVACQLKQQLNCDDFVIYDRGATLGGTWAANTYPGCGVDIPAPFYSLSFAPNAEFSRFFPKQQEVLQYLESVALRYDISGHVVGNTEWISASFEDSTKTWLVKLRDVKSDQENIQESKILVSAVGGLTNPNPFHIDGIERFQGSMIHTARWDHSVSLNDKDVVVIGNGSSATQLVPAIASNVHSVTQFIRSPQHYFPGNDITIPSSWRTTFRRLPALLRFVRLLIFLYLETSSFQFDLTKTGERMREEAREKSCRYIEQYAPEEYWDLLMPTADIGCKRRVFDHDGYISCLNRDNVHLTNDPIIALREHSVLTQSGKTYPADVIVLANGFSLTQFDAELRGRHGHSRKGHWQEFGYIEAYNSVAMSGLPNFFYMMGPNSGRGHTSIIYSLESYANLIIRVIKPVISRHALTVEPKVSSERAYNDQLHTALEKTVLTNACRSWYIDERTGRNWVIYPWSSFYMWYTTHVAGLGDWIYELPKKRRDRFSDTHYGINYADTPSFLFTYSLIG